In Pseudomonadota bacterium, the following proteins share a genomic window:
- a CDS encoding type II toxin-antitoxin system RelE/ParE family toxin, with protein MNYKLKFLPTALREWKKLDNSVQLQFKKKLKERLESPHVPSSQLSGFENHYKINLRASGYRIVYEVVDKEIYILVIAVGKRDKNQVYKKAQIRNND; from the coding sequence ATGAATTATAAATTAAAATTTCTTCCAACGGCTCTGAGGGAATGGAAAAAGCTAGACAACTCCGTCCAACTCCAATTCAAGAAGAAACTTAAAGAGCGGCTTGAATCTCCGCATGTACCAAGTTCTCAGCTTTCCGGTTTTGAAAACCATTACAAAATCAACCTTCGGGCAAGCGGATATCGCATAGTTTATGAAGTTGTCGATAAAGAGATATATATCCTCGTAATCGCTGTCGGCAAAAGAGATAAAAATCAGGTCTATAAAAAGGCCCAAATTAGGAATAACGATTAA